aaaagagaagtggtgcgtgcatatgtattcaccccctttgctatgaagcccctaaataagacctggtgcaaccaattaccttcaaaagtcacataattagttaaagtccacctgtgtgcaatctaagtgtcacatgatctgtcacataatctcagtatatatacacctgttctgaaaggccccagagtctgcaacaccactaagcaaggggcaccaccaagcaaacggcaccatgaagaccaaggagctctccaaacaggtcagggacaaagttgtggagaagtacagatcagggttgagttataaaaaaatatcagaaactttgaacatcccacatagcaccttttttaaatccattattaaaaatgtaaagaatatggcaACACAACAAACCTGCAAAGATAGGGCTGCCCATCAAAtctcagaccaggcaaggagggcattaatcagaggcaacaaagagaccaaagataaccctgaaggagctgcaaagctacaCAGCAGagtttggagtatctgtccataggaccactttaagccacacACTCCACAGAATTGGGCTTTAAGGAAGAGTGGCCATAAAAAAAGTAATTGCTTAAAGAAGAAAATAAggaaacacgtttggtgttcgccaagaggcatgtgggagactccccaaacatatggaagaaggtactctggtcagatgagactaaaattgagctttttgatcatcaaggaaaatgctatgtctggtgcaaatccaacacctctcatcaccctgagaacaccagaacagcatcatgctgtggggatgttttccatcggcagggactgggaaactggtcagaattgaaggaatgatggatggtctCTAAattcagggaaattcttgagggaaacctgtttcactctttcagagatttgagactttgtcagcggttcaccttccagcaggacaatgacccgaagcatactgctaaaacaacactcgagtggtttaaggggaaacatttaaatgtcttggaatggcctagtcaaagcccagactgtAATCCAATtgagaacccatccaacttgaaggagctggagcagtttagccttgaagaatgggcacaaattccagtggctagatgtgccaagcttatagagacataccccaagagacttgcagctgtaattgctgcaaaaggtggctctacaaagtattgactggggtggtgaatagttatgcatgctcatgttttttgtgttatttcttgtttgtttcacaataaaaaaatgttgcgtcttcaaagtggtaggcatgttgtgtaaatcaagtgatacaaccccccccccccccccccccaaaatacattttaattccaggttaagtcaacaaaataggaaaaatgccaatgggggtgaatagttttgcaagccactgtattctCTTGTCTAATAAAAGTCTTTCACTGTCTGACTTGTAGGCATCAACAAACGGGAAGCGGCGAACTGCCATCGCATCCGCCACTTTGAGAACACGTTTGTGGTTGAGACGGTCATCTGTGATGGAGCGTAAACTGTCATGAACGTCGTGCACGACACCCTAAGGCACAGCCACCTCTCTAGCCACTGTAGCGCATCCCTGTGTAGATACTTTGAATTACGTTTCAGCTGCACTTTAACTATGGTTTTGTTCCTTTGTTGATACGTTTATCTGTGAATCTTTAcaacaaaaaatgtttaaaaCTTACTTTTTGTAATTGTCAGTAGTGATGTTTCCTGGCTGCAATAATACATGTTTTTCTCTATGATTTACCTTGGATTAAATAGTTTCATGTAGCAGAACCCCTAAGCCAATTATGATGGGGGGGGTTGACTTAAGATAACTGTGTGACTGCTTCGGTTGTCAGGGGAGAcaaccatttccatgtgttttcaATGTGAGTGTAATTGATTTCCCTGCTCTTGAAATTACTGCACGTCCATGTTAGCACAGGGTCCTATTACAAAACTAAGGCAAGAAATCCTGTTCCTCAGCAAACACCCGACCTAATGTTGTGCAGCATCGCTTTCTCTTGCTCTTTGTCTCAGTGTTTCTTTCTCACTGCACCCCTCTTGCTTCTCTCTTTCACCTGGTCTGTCTTCTTCTTTAGCTCAGTCACCCTATcagactaaagtaaaaaaaaaatgtgaacGTCAGTTTAAGAATCAGTGTCCCTACAAAGTGAGGTAGACAAATTAGCCATTATTAGTTTTTGCATGTTTGCACCTGTATTGTAAGTAGAGTCTAGAATCATGTACATGACATGAAATACTTGCTCTTCACTTACTGTGTGCAGTTATATGTAATATTATACCAGATTATTTCCAGCCAAGCTGCCCTTCCCCCTGTGAACGCATCAAAGAAAGTTGTTTCCTCCATTTTAATGCCCCTCTTATCACCTCTTCATTATTTGTTCTTTCTTTCTGGGGAGGTTGAGCCTCTCACCCTTCATTTGCACTCTTTATCAATGCTTCTGTGAGTCGTTCTAGTAGAATTCTGTCTTGATTTCCCCCCTGCATGTGTGTTTCTCTGTATGGAAAAACTGCACTGTTAGAATCTTTTCTAAGAGCATGTTTAAAGCCTTGGTCCAGAGTCAGAGACTGGACTAAAGTATTGCTGTAAGGAGCTTATATCTGTTAATCTATACCTTAGACTGGTCTGGATATTTTGTCTGCGGGTGAAGTCTTATCTGTGAATAAAGTAGTTTAACACCCGGGGGCTTCTGTCTTTTGTTCTGTCTAAATAAATGATAGTTACTGTATTGTGGGTATCATTGGGACATTTTGCTGTCCCGGTTCTCTTTGGCTCTGTGTATGTGCCACCAGCCTTGTTTCATTGTCTGGAGGTAGCGGATCATATCCTTAAGTGTCAGTGGGTGAAAGTGTGAAACCAGACTGTCCTACAGTATGTAGGTTTAAGTGGACAGCTGTGGTATGAGGTGTCTTTTAGGAAGGGAAAGTACAAACAAATCTCATGCACTGACCTGTTTGGGCATAGTGGAAAAGTTATTTTCAGACAGTTAATTGAGCTGTATGACCTAGTTTTTATACGTGAAAATGGAGATCTTAGTAGGTCCCAGCTAACTTCTTCTCCCCTTAGGGCAGCACAAGATGTAGAGCCTTTTAGACTACACATATTTTACATAGCCTATATCCAGTCAACATACATTGCTTGATTAGAGTTTTCTTAGGCCCAAAGGCATTGTCTTTTGTAAGATAGCGGCTTTTCGCAGATACCGCGTTGATTCCCCTTTTCTGCTGGTTGAGGGATAAGCGCTGCAAAGGATTGACCCCACCTGTTGGAAGACAATGGCTCAAAGGAGGAATTTATTTGCATGCCACCTTTACACTGGCTTTCCTGTACTAAATCCATAGTGACTCCTTCTTTACAGTCTGTCTGCCATATAGTGTGTACACAGATGCCCCTCCATGTGGCAGGGCTCTGAGCTGTTGGATGGTTGCTGCTGCCTGTCTGTTTCCTCAGCCAGGATCCTCATGAATTATCAACAAATTCACTTGACTGATGTTTGAACCACTCAACAGTGGGAAGTGTTGGGCACCCGGCCCTGCATGTGGATGAAAGCTGAATTGAAAGCCTTAGTTATTGTCAGTACATTTGGAAAAGGGACTGTGGTCGATGTACAAAACCTACATTCAGTAAATGTCAATAACATCAGTCTTATTAATGATCAAAATCATATGAAGATACGGTTGTAAAGTGTTTATTAAATAAAACCTATTATATGAGCACATCTTAAAAGTACAGATGAGTGCAATTCAACTTACAGAAGAAGAGATGAACTGTTACAAAAAAAGAAAATGAGTGACATTTGGCAAAATAGAATTGAACATTTAACTATAAATTGTGGAATATTTAGGAACACATGTTGACGCAGTTTCCTCAAACTATCTCCACCGGTAGTCGTTTCTCACTGTCCTCCCTAATCTACTTTCATGTGATCTGGCAAGTGAAACCTCTACGTCAGAACGCTCTTCTTCCAGAAAGCATCTAAAGAGAAGAAGTACAACAGTGGATCTAGACAACAGTTGATGCTGGTCAGACAGAACATGGGCATGATAGCCTGCCTGATACCGAGCATCAGCACGATGGAGGAGGGCAGGAAGAAGACAATAAACATCAGAAGGTTGATGGTGAAGATCAGCATGACGTTCATCTTATTGTTGACCATGGCAGCATCGCTGAGGTGCCTGTGTAGAGTCCAGGACACCATGGCGGTGGAGACCACGTTGACCCCCAGCATGGTGAACACCAGCCCAAACTGCACGTAACCAGCTATCTGCACATTCAAGGCACATTCTTGAGTAAACTCAAAGCATTTGTCAGTGGCGTTACAGCTCTTCATCTGACTGATGAAGTACAGGGCCTCTGGGATGTTGACCGCCACGATCAGGATCCAGATGAAGACACAGGCTTTCCAGGCATTGGTGGTGGTGCGGATGTGGCGGGTTCTTAGAGGGTAGACCACAGCCAGCAGCCTGTCCAGGCCAATGAAGGTGATGAAGACAGCGCTGGAGCGGATGTTGTTGCGGaacagcatggtggtggccgtGCAGGCCTGGATGCCCAGGGGCCAGGTGCCTGTGGTGTAGAAGTAGACCCGGGTGGGCAGGGAGAGCACCAGCAGCAGGTCGGACAGAGCCAGGTGGCTCATGAAGACAGCGCTGGAGGATTTGAGGCCGTGACGGCGGAGCAGAACCCAGAGTGACACGGCGTTGAGCGGCAGGCCCAGCACCATCACACAGCCGTACACCGTGGCAGAGACTGTATACACTGCATTCACACAACTCAGCTCCGGAGCGCTGTCCTCTAAGGTATCGTTGGTGTTGTTCATGGTGCTGTACTGTATCTCTGCTCCTTTAAGACAGACACagctgtgcgtgtctgtgtgtgtgaactgAAAAGAGACAGAACCCACGACAAACCAGCAACTCAGTGCTCTGGTTTCCACTTCCTAGCAGAGCGGTCTGTATGAAGGTTGAGCTGTTCTTAACTCTGTTTTTGAAATAACAGTGTTGAAATAGGTGTTGAAACAGGAAGTGAGGATACTTTTTTTCTTCTCAGCAAGGACCTCCCATTCTATCTGCAAATCTGTTTGAAGATACTTGATAACATGAATCCTTTTTGAGTAACAAGTTCaaatgagtcacccagtaaaatactacttgagtaaaagtctaaaagtatttggttttaaatatataagtatcaaaagtgcatgcaattgctcaaatatacttaagtatcaaaagtacaagtaagtgtaaatcatttaaaattccttatattaagcaaaccagacggcagcATTTTCTTGTGTTTTCAATTTACAGATCGCCAGAGGCacacaacactcagacataatttacaaatgaaacatttgtgtttgtgagtccgccagatcatagGCAGTAGGACTTAACAAGGATGTTCTTttgataagtgagtgaattggaccgttttcctgtcctgctaagcattgaaaatgtaacgagtacttttgggtgtcagggaaaatgtatggagtaagaagtacattattttctttaggaatgtagtgaagtaaaagtagtcaaaaatataaacagtatagtaaagtacagatacccaaaaaaactacttaagtagtactttaaagtaattTTAATTAAGTACTTTACGCCACTGCTAAATTGAGAGAGGGTGGATTACATCTGAGCGGTCCATATCTAAACAATGTATAATTATGTGTATGCTTCAATTCAGTATGAATAAATTACAAGACTCAGGGTTGTAAATCCCATGCCTTTTGTTGATCAGATTAGTTAAGAGTTAGATATGCCCTCTGAGATCTTCTGTGGGACCTCTATGGATCTCAGCCTCCTTAAGGGCAATACTTGAATGAGGTCACAGGTGTGATGAGTGAGAATACAACGGAACATAAACTTGAAGGTTGGATGATTGATTTGAAAATGTGTTGGCCAGTGTTGtgttctgagaatatgaaatatacttattcatgtcactgatggagtgctgaggtttagagggtctacaccagaagttaatggttataggaggaaggtatatacagtcgtggccaaaagttttgagaatgacacaaatattaatttccacaaagtttgctgcttcagtgtctttagatatttttgtcagatgttactatggaatactgaagtataattacaagcatttcataagtgtcaaaggcttttattgacaattacattaagttgatgcaaagagtcaatatttgcagtgttgacccttctttttcaagacctctgtaatccaccctggcatgctgtcaattaacttctgggccacatcctgactgatggcagcccattcttgcataatcaatgcttggagtttgtcagaatttgtgggtttttgtttgtccacccgcctcttgaggattgaccacaaattctcaatgggattaaggtctggggagtttcctggccatggactcaAAATATCGATgatttgttccccgagccacttagttatcacttttgatcacatcatgctggaaaaggcattgtttgtcaccaaactgttcctggatggttgggagaagttgctctcggaggatgtgttggtaccattctttattcatggctgtattcttatgcaaaattgtgagtgagcccactcccttggctgagaagcaaccacacacatgaatggtctcaggatgctttactgttggcatgacacaggactgatggtagcgctcatcttgtcttctccggacaagcttttttttccagatgccccaaacaatcggaaaggggattcatcagagaaaatgactttaccccagtcctcagcagtccaatccctgtaccttttgcagaatatcagtctgtccctgatgttttcctggagagaagtgacttctttgctgcccttcttgacaccaggccatcctccaaaagtctttgcctcactgtgcatgcagatgcactcacacctgcctgctgccattcctgagcaagctctgtactggtggtgccccgatcccgcagctgaatcaactttaggagacggtcctggcgcttgtgtcattctcaaaacttttggccacgactgtagtgtGTGCAACTAAGCTTGGAATGTGTTGAGTGCAGGGAAGTGATTAGatgtggcaggcattgataaggggagagagccatggattagtgatggaggggggttgaggtcaggtcaccttaacctctctagggtatgtgggatagtagcgtcccacctcgtcaacagctagtgaaactgcagggcgccaaattcaaaacaacagaaatgtaaatttaaattcctcaaacatacaagtattttacaccattttaaagctacttgttgtaaatccagccaaagtgtccgatttcaaaaaggttttacgacgaacccacaccaaacgattatgttaggtatgagccaagtcacagaaaaagacagccatttttccagctaaagatagcagtaacaaaaagcagaaatagagataaaattaatcactaacctttgataatcttcatcagatgacactcataggacttcatgttacacaatacatgtattttttgttcggtaaagttcatatttatatccaaaaatctgagtttaggcaagacgctactgtatcacttggcaaaaagcctgagaaattgcagagtgccaaattaaaatcaattactatgaaaattaatataaaatcaaacttgtcagaattcaaataggcttttcagcgaaagcatacaatgctattatctgagcatagcaccatagtaaacaaaagagagaaaacatttcaaccctgcaaccgagacacaaaacgcagaaataaaaatataatccatgccttacctttgacgagcttctgttgttggcactccaatatgtcccataaacatcacaaatggtccttttgttcgattaattccgtcgatatatatccaaatgtccatttatttggcgcgtttgatccagaaaaacttGCTTTGTTCCAACTTGCTTAAACGTGaggacaaaatatctcaaaggttacctgtaaactttgccaaaaaatgtcaaactacttttgtaatacaactttaggtattttttaacgttaataatcgataaaattgaaaacgggatgatatgtgttcaatacaggattaaaatgaAATGTcgcatgccttctgtttgattgacgcgcatgtccaggacacctggagtgcctcgacttcaagatggccgtatttcttcattacacaatgGAATAACCTTAACCTATTTTTCAGGACTGTTGACATCTtttggaagccgtaggaactgcaagcaatttgcttagaaatctggtttcccaatgaaacctcattgaaaagacagtgacctcaaaaaagaaaaacatctgaatggtttgtcctctgggttttgcctgctaaataagttctgttatactcacagacatgattcaaacagttttagaaacttcaaagtgttttatatccaaatctactaataatatgcatatcttatctccagcggatgagtaactggcagttgaatttgggtatgcttttcattcaaatgtgaaaatgctgccccctaccctagagaagttaagggaGAAATAAAAGTTTATGGTCCGTATCACTAGTGTCCTGCCTAGCAGTAAAGAacaatgtttgtacagatgggtAGGAGGAGACTCAGTCTATGAGGAACGGTTAAAtgtcagtgcttgtgtgaaaatgtttttgtctgaatgcagctgtattgaccctctgggaagaataaacttggttaagTATTCAtaagaattagaacctaacagctGGCGCTGCAAGCAGGGTTCACCACGTTTGTAGTAAAACAAAAGAGTCCAGTGGAGAAGGAGCTGGCAACAAACAAGGTAGGCACAGTTCCTACACCTGTTTCCACTCATGTTGACATCTTGGGGAGATGAGAATCGTAGGCTGAACAATTATAGGAGACGGACCTAGAAAGCCTGAGTTTATTCAGTAGGCCCATTGTGTTACGACCGGTCATAGCTTTGTGGTATATAGTAGGTTGGTTCCTGCTAGTACTATAAAGTATAGGGTAAGTTCCTGAAGGTAAACTCCAGCAGGCTGGGACCTGTGAAGGTTAAGTTCTAGGGAATAAGAAACGGGTGCGATTGGTTCCCTGCTAAACCTGTAACGAGAGGGTGAAAGGCCCAGTCGCAGTGGCCATGAGAGCgcagggtgtgagtgtgtgtgggtgtgtatgaagGTTTGAACAAGCTCTTTTATAGGGGTTCGttcccaggtaggggcgaggagaaggacggaagctatactgttacattgatgctgttgacccggatcactggttgctgtggaaaagGAGGAGATCGGAGGAGGTCAAAGGAGGGtgagtgtaaccggtgtgaaatggctagctagttagcggggtgcgcgcaaatatcgtttcaatcggtgacgtcactcgctctgagaccttgaagtagttgtttcccatgctttgcaagggctgcggcttttgtggattCGATAGGTAAAAATGCTTTGTGGGAGActattgttgatgtgtgcagagggtctctGATTCGAACctaggtaggggcgaggagagggacaaaAGCAACACTTACATTGGGGCTGTGATCCGGATCACTGGTAACTGGGAGACCGATGGGAGTACAGGGGAGGCTGTTATTCAAATGTCACAAATTAGTGATCTTACCATAGGAGGAGAGTCTATGTTGTCAGGAAATGACCCATGTGTTGCAGTGTGTATATCCTCAGGTGAAAGTAGCACATGAGGAGCTGGAGATAACCAAGAGCACGGCCTGAATCCCGGAGATTGAGTGTATATCAAGATACACCAGGCGGGGGTGTTGGGACAGTGTTGGTCTGGTCCACATACAGTACTCCTTACAGCACCTGCAGCGTTAATGATCGTCACATCTCACCTCGGTGGGTGCATAGTTCTCACGTGAAGTGAGGTCCAGATGcataatgggtgagcttgaagacaccatgacagaggaagcagagcgagagagagatagagactagaTTCCACTGTAGACATGCAGAAGGGTCGGGTCTGGGAGCTACTTTAAACATcatagttgggttggggttagcTGCTTTATTGGTTAATGCATCATATGAAAGAGGATAGATGTTGGGGTAATTGTACTCTGAACAACATTTTGACGGCATTGATGTGAAAGCATATACAGTCCTGAGTTACCTCAAGAGGATGTAGCGTTGATTATGGATGCGCACTTGCCTATCAGGTGGCAATGGAGGAGATGGGGAACAAAGTGAAAATGACATGGCTTGGGAACACCTCTCGGAACCTGGGGCCGGAAAGGGGAAGACTGAGCGAAGAGCATGAGGAGGCTTTTAAGGGTTTTCATTTTTGTGGAatccagcagaaaagtatcctggaggcaaagagtcaggtgaagagagagtgggaattgtcatggtctAAGACTTTGGGTTTTCATGCATATATAATTATGCATAGCTTACCACATTGTTAATACTGTTatgttttgtgtgtctgtttgttgcTTTCCAAGTCTTATGCTATCACTCTCTTATGAACAAGAAGGAGAAAGTGGAGAAACTAAAAGCATCTCCAGCTGGAGGGGAGGAAGCCAacagcttcagctggaatgtcaTTTTGTTGTGTGATGAGAGATGGAAATTAAGATTGTGTTTGTTGTGATCATAGAtcagaggccataagtctctgAGTTTGTAAACCTCACGGTGAATGTTTTGTTATCATTGTTTGTTCATTTATAAtcatgttttattattttttgttCGTGTTTTGTTATCATTGTTTGTTCATTTATAAGTAATTTCCAAGTTTAAGTAAGTTGAACAGTAGGAAGCTATTGTTCAAGAGGAGGGactgttgggttctgagaatatgaaatatacttattcatgtcactgatggAGTGCTGAGGCTTAGAGGGtttacaccagaagttaatggttataggaggaaggtatatagtgtgtgcaactaAGCTTGGAATGTGTTGAGTGCAGGGAAGTGTTGGGGAaggttccttgttccttgtcaatcattggcttaTTGGTGAAAACACGCAATCAGACAATATCTTCTTTAAGTAAATCAAtcaaacctttattaatgcaattgcagacagaagttgacaacggAAACACAGCACGCATGTTTCAGAGTAAGTTCTGCAAAATAAAAAAGGTCAAAGTTGCTTTAATATGCTTGCAGTCAACCCCTAGTAATGTAACTGCCTACTTCAACaccttctactcatgagaccaagcccatgcataTACAGTTATATAAACTTGCAGGAGAAAACAATAGCCCAGCAGTAATTTTCCATTCCTGTGTGGCTTACAGTGGTATGTTTAACTTGTCTCCTATCTATTTACTCCCCTGCAGGGGTCTGTGTCTATGTATCTCTTTTAGCCTTGAGGCGCTTtctcacagacaccctgtttTCACTGCAATGGCTCACATATCTGCTCAGACCGTTTCTTATAAGAGGCAGAGACTAGAAAATAACTGTGGAAGAGTATTAAACCTTATAATGAATATATTGCTAATCTGTGGTCCAGTACCGTATAAATGTAGTGGGGGAGGATCTTATAGCCCTTCCCCTTCTATTCATACAACATAtgcataatcaattattataatgCATCAATCATTTGGTGCAGCCACTATCATGACCCCAAGGTGACACCCATCAGAAGCGATTAcatgtggcaggcattgataaggggagagagctgtggattagtgatggagggaggttgaggtcaggtcaggtcaccttaAGGGAGAAATAAAAGTTTATGGTCCGTATCACTAGTGTCCTGCCTAGCAGTAAAGAAtgatgtttgtacagatggataggaggagactcagcctatGA
The sequence above is drawn from the Salvelinus fontinalis isolate EN_2023a chromosome 24, ASM2944872v1, whole genome shotgun sequence genome and encodes:
- the lpar5b gene encoding lysophosphatidic acid receptor 5b, which gives rise to MNNTNDTLEDSAPELSCVNAVYTVSATVYGCVMVLGLPLNAVSLWVLLRRHGLKSSSAVFMSHLALSDLLLVLSLPTRVYFYTTGTWPLGIQACTATTMLFRNNIRSSAVFITFIGLDRLLAVVYPLRTRHIRTTTNAWKACVFIWILIVAVNIPEALYFISQMKSCNATDKCFEFTQECALNVQIAGYVQFGLVFTMLGVNVVSTAMVSWTLHRHLSDAAMVNNKMNVMLIFTINLLMFIVFFLPSSIVLMLGIRQAIMPMFCLTSINCCLDPLLYFFSLDAFWKKSVLT